The following are from one region of the Biomphalaria glabrata chromosome 12, xgBioGlab47.1, whole genome shotgun sequence genome:
- the LOC106055868 gene encoding carbohydrate deacetylase-like isoform X2 has protein sequence MKRYLIITGDDFGFSWERNEGVMEAFNKGAITSASLLLNCTGTEEGAAMFKSSQLCPGLHLNLTEGSPVGEFEYETLVSTEEVFRGKFALRKHLDLGEINPVEIKRELDSQIKKFIELVGRAPVYVDGHQHIHLHPKVVELFAAALKQHNIHITRFPVEINMAAKEWVNPEYMPFFLAMIEKAHVAKKVLDDYGIKTTDSFVGLSTMGRDMTPERLQKIILEAFEDAERRLSSDKRGFTTCELMTHPGYPTHRILGGFSWGSDDFGCSEDRIHEINVLSSPEMKDFYKQNNIELVSHSILLS, from the exons ATGAAGCGCTATTTAATTATAACAGGAGATGACTTTGGCTTCAGTTGGGAAAGGAATGAAGGTGTGATGGAAGCCTTCAATAAAGGTGCCATCACAAGCGCCTCACTGCTTCTGAACTGCACTGGCACTGAGGAAGGTGCAGCCATGTTTAAAAGCAGTCAGCTTTGTCCTG GTCTCCACCTGAATCTCACAGAGGGCTCTCCTGTTGGAGAGTTTGAATATGAAACTTTGGTTTCAACAGAAGAAGTTTTCAGAGGCAAATTTGCTCTTAGAAAACACCTAGATCTGGGTGAAATAAACCCTGTTGAG ATAAAAAGAGAACTAGACAGTCAGATCAAAAAGTTTATTGAGCTGGTGGGGAGAGCCCCTGTGTACGTGGATGGTCACCAACATATTCATCTCCATCCAA AAGTGGTTGAGTTATTTGCTGCAGCTTTGAAGCAACACAACATCCACATTACTCGATTCCCTGTAGAAATCAACATGGCTGCTAAAGAATGGGTAAATCCAGAGTATATGCCATTCTTCCTTGCTATGATTGAAAAGGCACATGTGGCTAAGAAAGTACTGGATGATTACGGTATCAA GACAACAGATAGCTTTGTTGGGCTTTCCACAATGGGACGGGATATGACACCTGAAAGATTGCAGAAGATTATTTTAGAAGCTTTTGAGGATGCTGAAAGACGACTGTCTTCTGATAAGCGAGGCTTCACCACCTGTGAACTAATGACCCATCCAGGCTATCCAACTCATAGGATTCTTGGTGGTTTTTCTTGGGGATCTGATGACTTTGGCTGTTCGGAAGATCGTATCCATgaaatcaatgtattaagtagcccAGAGATGAAAGATTTTTATAAGCAAAATAATATTGAACTAGTGTCGCATTCTATTTTGTTGAgctga
- the LOC106055868 gene encoding carbohydrate deacetylase-like isoform X1: protein MKRYLIITGDDFGFSWERNEGVMEAFNKGAITSASLLLNCTGTEEGAAMFKSSQLCPGLHLNLTEGVPIANHQYKTLTNETFNFHGMLPTPRLLDAGNIDEEEIKRELDSQIKKFIELVGRAPVYVDGHQHIHLHPKVVELFAAALKQHNIHITRFPVEINMAAKEWVNPEYMPFFLAMIEKAHVAKKVLDDYGIKTTDSFVGLSTMGRDMTPERLQKIILEAFEDAERRLSSDKRGFTTCELMTHPGYPTHRILGGFSWGSDDFGCSEDRIHEINVLSSPEMKDFYKQNNIELVSHSILLS, encoded by the exons ATGAAGCGCTATTTAATTATAACAGGAGATGACTTTGGCTTCAGTTGGGAAAGGAATGAAGGTGTGATGGAAGCCTTCAATAAAGGTGCCATCACAAGCGCCTCACTGCTTCTGAACTGCACTGGCACTGAGGAAGGTGCAGCCATGTTTAAAAGCAGTCAGCTTTGTCCTG GTCTGCACCTAAACTTAACAGAAGGAGTCCCCATAGCCAACCACCAGTATAAAACTCTTACGAACGAGACTTTCAATTTTCATGGCATGCTGCCAACTCCCAGGCTTTTAGATGCTGGAAATATCGATGAAGAAGAG ATAAAAAGAGAACTAGACAGTCAGATCAAAAAGTTTATTGAGCTGGTGGGGAGAGCCCCTGTGTACGTGGATGGTCACCAACATATTCATCTCCATCCAA AAGTGGTTGAGTTATTTGCTGCAGCTTTGAAGCAACACAACATCCACATTACTCGATTCCCTGTAGAAATCAACATGGCTGCTAAAGAATGGGTAAATCCAGAGTATATGCCATTCTTCCTTGCTATGATTGAAAAGGCACATGTGGCTAAGAAAGTACTGGATGATTACGGTATCAA GACAACAGATAGCTTTGTTGGGCTTTCCACAATGGGACGGGATATGACACCTGAAAGATTGCAGAAGATTATTTTAGAAGCTTTTGAGGATGCTGAAAGACGACTGTCTTCTGATAAGCGAGGCTTCACCACCTGTGAACTAATGACCCATCCAGGCTATCCAACTCATAGGATTCTTGGTGGTTTTTCTTGGGGATCTGATGACTTTGGCTGTTCGGAAGATCGTATCCATgaaatcaatgtattaagtagcccAGAGATGAAAGATTTTTATAAGCAAAATAATATTGAACTAGTGTCGCATTCTATTTTGTTGAgctga